The Acidobacteriota bacterium genome includes the window TCTCATCTGGCCCGTCATGAACATCTTCGTGAACCTTTTTTTCATCTGGATCGCGTTGATCTACGGAATGACGAAGCTGATCGTTCTCTGGTGGCTTCTTCTCACAGTGCTGGACGTGGTGATCGCAGTCCACGCGGTGCTGATGGAGGACGAGGAGAAGAGTCTCATTCCGTACTCGATCTTCTACCGGTTCTTCTACATTCTGATCATTGACGTCTGTAAGGTCTTCGCGACTCTCGAGGAGCTGCTGGGATTCGATATGGCGTGGGGAAAACTCGCCCGGAAGGGGCGGATCTGAGGAGCGTGACGAAATGAAAATCGACTGGGTATATCTGCTGGCAACACTGATCTTCGTATCGATCGTGATCACGATCGTTCTCGCGGTCGCATCGTACTTCGCGTACAAGCTCCGCGAAGCTCGCCGGCCCAAGACGGCAGCCGAGCTGCGGCAGGAAGGGGAGACGAAGGTGTTTTTCGAGCCGTACCGGCCACCTTCATCTTAAATGGAGTGGGCAGCATCGACTCCCGAGCCCGCTGAACCTTCGCCGCGACGCGCGATTCTCGTCTATGGACTGCTTCTGATCCTCGTGATCGGATGCGGTGTCGTCGCCCTGTGGGCGTTGATCGAGCGTCGTCGCCTCGACGGCGCGATCACCCCGCGGCCGCTTCCGGAGATCACGTTCGTGACGACGGAACCGGACGATGAAACGACGGCGGCGTGGGTGAGTCTCCTTTCCGAGGCATCCCTTTCGCCGCGCGTGGTGACCCCCGATGATCTCGCACCGGCCGAGGGTGTCATCGTGCTGGGGAGCCTGGAGGGTGCCTCGGAATCGGAGGTCCAGACAATCATCGACACGATCTCGGCGAAAGATCAGGGAACGTTTCTGACGGGGGCCATTCCTCCACAACTCGAAGCCGATCTCGATGTCGCGACCGATACGGTTCAGGGCTCCGCGGCGTTTGCGGCTACTCCGGCCGCGAGTCCGATTCTCGCGAGGGTCGCGGTCGCGTACCGGTTCCCGCATGCCGAAGGATTAGTGCCGGTCATCGAGGAACGATCGAAGATGGGAATCGATGCGAGGTGGGAAGAGAGCTCTCGTGCCGCCATCGCTCACTGGTCTGATCGTGGCGGACGATTCGTCTGGCTCGGATTTCACCCCGGTTCGCTGGCCGACGCGAAGGATGCTCAACTCAGGATTCTGTTGCGGGCAGCCGCGCGCTGGGCCGATCGCCAGCCACTCTCGGATGGCGCGCTGCTTCCTCCGTCCGGGGCCCCGGTTTTCGAGCCGGATTTGCGCCGGGCTGCGCAGAACGGCGGGCTCGCATTCTCAGTCGAGGCTACTGAATGGCCCACCATCTACGGCGTCAGGGTCTGGAACCGCGGAGATGGCATACTCGAAAACCCGGCCGTTGCGATGTGGCTCCCCGACTCCGAGGGCAAAGAGGCGACGCTCTGGGGAAGCCCGATCATGAACCGTTTTGCAGAGATGGTCTCGCAAAAGGATTACTACGTACTGCGGCTCGACTCTCTCAACAGTGGCGAGGAGCGTCTGTTCGCCGTCGAGCTGGAGTAGGCGAAGGAGGGGACCGTCGAGCAGAGGAGGAAGGTCGGGAACGCGACTATCAGCAGAAGATTCATCCACCTGTTCGGCAGGGCAATCCTGATCTCTGCCGCGATACCCGCCATGGCGCCTGGTGCAGCCGCTGGCGCTCCATTGGCGGGCCGGCACCTCGCCAGTCTCGGCGGGTCCGATGTGTACGTGCATCGGCCGGGGTCGAAAGTCGGCGATTGCCCGTGCTGGCGGGCAACGCGCCCGCATCGTAACGAGATATTGACACGGTAGTAACTCAAATGTTAAATCTATCAGCCTCACCCAGGGCCCGCAGGAAAAACTGACTTTCAACCAAAACAGGAGGACGTATGAAGTGGAAGAGAGCCTTACCGGTATTCGTCGGACTCTGTCTCCTCGTCAGTGCATCGATCGCGATCGGGGAAAACCCGCAGCGGACGATCCCACTCGAAGAGCAGTTCGCATTCATGACGCCGACCAAGTTGCCGATGATCGTCGTGTTCCGGAACGAAGTGACTACGATGGCCGCGGGGAAATCTCTCTATCAGGCCGATCCACGATTCGAGAGCGATCCGGCGCTCGCATACCTCGATCGAAACATCATCGGAGCGGTTCAGCTCTACGAGCGTAATCTGAACTTCCGGGCAGACCGTGTCTACAGTGCGGCTCTTCGCGGATTTGCGGCGGACCTGACGCTCGATCAGATCAGCAAATTGAAGAGCGATCCGAGGATCGCAGCGCTCGTGCCCGATGGCATCGCGACCATCAATCAGGGGAACCGTCCCGGTGGCGGCGGTGGCGGTCAGACCCTCCCGTGGGGGATCGACCGCATTGATGCCGACACGAGCTCCACCAAGGCGGGTGATGGAACCGGTACCATCTCCAACGTCAACGTTTACATCATCGACACCGGAGCCGATGCGGATCACGCTGATCTCAACGTCGTCAATCACGTCAACTTCGCGGGCGGCCCGAACAAGGACTGCAACGGCCACGGCACACACGTTGCCGGCACGGTCGCCGCGCGCGACAATGACATCGACGTCGTCGGAGTCGCTCCGGGAGCGCCGATCACCGGCGTGAAGGTGCTCGGATGCGGCGGAAGCGGGACATGGTCGGGAGTGATCTCGGGAGTCGACTGGGTCACGGCCAATGCCGTGAAGCCGGCGATCGCCAACATGAGCCTCGGCGGCGGCGCCAATGATGCCGTCGACACCGCGGTCATCAACTCGGCCGACAGTGGCGTCTTCTATGCGCTGGCTGCCGGAAACGACGGTGCGGATGCCTGCGAATCCTCCCCTGCACGGGCGGGAACACACGACGGCGTCATGACGACCGCCGCGACCGACAGCAGCGACAGCGAGACGTCGTGGAGCAACTACGGACCCTGTGTCGACATCTGGGCGCCTGGCGCCAGCATTCTCTCCACGAAGAGTGGCGGCGGAACGACCACGATGTCGGGAACCTCGATGGCCTCGCCGCATGCCGGCGGCACCGGCGCGCTCTATCTGTCGAGCAGCACCAGCTCCAGCGCATCCCAGACCGAAAACGCGCTGAAGAGTAACGCGGTGTCCACCGGAACCACCAGCAAGGACGGGACCGCGATCAGCCTCGTCTACGCTGGAAAGTTCTAGTTTCCTCCATTATCGGAGAACGAAAAGGGCCGGCCTCTGCCGGCCCTTTTTACATCCGACGAGCAACCGTGCCCATACACGATTTCTTCGAAGCCGCGCCGTTCTGGGATCGGAGGCGGAATCCGCATTTGGCGGGCCACTTCTTCACCTTTCAGGCTCGACCTCCGGTTGGTCAGCGGGGAGCCGCGCGGAGGGTCGTGATGCACGAATCGATCAAGTGCGCGAGGCCCGAAGGCTGACTGGGTCACATCCCCGGCGGAAGCGGGCGACTACGCAGTCGGTCGCGTCTGCGGTCCGGCAGCTCTTCCTTACAGCACGAGCGTCAGAACGAACGCGAGTACGAGGACGGATCCCTGCATGACCGTGGGGAGCCAACCCGCGAACGCGGTTTCCCCAACCGAAAATACCTGCCACGTCAGATTCATCAGCGAATGAATCACGAAGGGAGCGAAGACGTTGTCCCCCCACCGCATGAAAAGCCATGCGAAGAATCCCCCGCCGACGAACGTGATGGCCGCGATGCCGATCAACTGGCCCGCCGAGGAGCCCGTCTCGAGATGAACGAGACTGAAAACGATGGAGGTCACGAAGACGGAGGGCCAGAACCCGAAGGCGGCATGACGATAGAGCTGCCGGAATGCGAAGCCGCGGAACACGACCTCCTCCGCAAACGGGGAGATCACCGCGAGGTAGAGTGCGGCGGCGACCGAAATGTTCGTGGCGACAGGCGTGGTCAAAGCAAACACCCCCCACATCGGCAGAACGGCCAGCACTGTGACGGCGATCATCGGTCGGGACGGCCGGCGAAT containing:
- a CDS encoding CPBP family intramembrane metalloprotease produces the protein MIAVTVLAVLPMWGVFALTTPVATNISVAAALYLAVISPFAEEVVFRGFAFRQLYRHAAFGFWPSVFVTSIVFSLVHLETGSSAGQLIGIAAITFVGGGFFAWLFMRWGDNVFAPFVIHSLMNLTWQVFSVGETAFAGWLPTVMQGSVLVLAFVLTLVL
- a CDS encoding S8 family peptidase, whose product is MKWKRALPVFVGLCLLVSASIAIGENPQRTIPLEEQFAFMTPTKLPMIVVFRNEVTTMAAGKSLYQADPRFESDPALAYLDRNIIGAVQLYERNLNFRADRVYSAALRGFAADLTLDQISKLKSDPRIAALVPDGIATINQGNRPGGGGGGQTLPWGIDRIDADTSSTKAGDGTGTISNVNVYIIDTGADADHADLNVVNHVNFAGGPNKDCNGHGTHVAGTVAARDNDIDVVGVAPGAPITGVKVLGCGGSGTWSGVISGVDWVTANAVKPAIANMSLGGGANDAVDTAVINSADSGVFYALAAGNDGADACESSPARAGTHDGVMTTAATDSSDSETSWSNYGPCVDIWAPGASILSTKSGGGTTTMSGTSMASPHAGGTGALYLSSSTSSSASQTENALKSNAVSTGTTSKDGTAISLVYAGKF